One window of the Candidatus Baltobacteraceae bacterium genome contains the following:
- a CDS encoding nitrilase-related carbon-nitrogen hydrolase — protein sequence MAVQISVVQVKPAKGRYDENLAECAEIFAQICADGGAPDVIVLPEAALTGYFLEGAVYDLARPAQRFADDLARAWQSTGSEREVDLCCGFYENDDGTYYNSAMYVRAGPRRREILHVHRKMFLPTYGVFDEARFLSRGRRLQTFETRYGRVAMLICEDMWHAIMPTIAAIKGARILLVPSAAPGRGIEGAHELTSITHWREILRAAASEHGVFVIYAGLTGFEGGKGMTGSSCVIDPRGEIIVQGPEFGECVLSAAIDLRDADLARASLPLLGDLEAVLPDLLLDDELPLPKGRA from the coding sequence GTGGCGGTGCAGATTAGCGTCGTTCAGGTCAAGCCCGCGAAGGGACGCTACGACGAGAACCTCGCCGAGTGCGCCGAGATCTTCGCGCAGATCTGCGCCGACGGCGGCGCGCCCGATGTGATCGTGTTGCCGGAAGCCGCGCTGACCGGCTATTTTCTCGAAGGCGCGGTCTACGATCTGGCCCGTCCGGCGCAGCGGTTTGCCGACGATCTTGCACGGGCATGGCAGAGCACCGGAAGCGAGCGCGAGGTGGATCTGTGCTGCGGTTTCTACGAGAACGACGACGGAACGTATTACAACAGCGCGATGTACGTCCGCGCCGGTCCGCGGCGCCGCGAGATCCTGCACGTTCATCGCAAGATGTTTTTGCCGACCTACGGCGTGTTCGACGAGGCGCGGTTTCTTTCGCGTGGACGGCGGTTGCAGACGTTCGAGACGAGGTACGGCCGCGTTGCGATGCTGATTTGCGAAGACATGTGGCATGCGATCATGCCGACGATCGCTGCGATCAAGGGAGCGCGCATCCTGCTCGTGCCTTCCGCGGCGCCCGGGCGGGGAATCGAAGGCGCACACGAGTTGACCTCGATCACGCACTGGCGCGAGATCCTGCGCGCCGCCGCCAGCGAGCACGGCGTTTTCGTGATCTACGCCGGTTTGACCGGATTCGAGGGCGGCAAAGGCATGACCGGGTCCTCGTGCGTCATCGACCCGCGCGGCGAGATCATCGTGCAGGGGCCCGAATTCGGCGAGTGCGTGCTCAGTGCGGCGATCGATCTGCGTGACGCCGATCTTGCCCGCGCGTCGTTGCCGCTGCTCGGCGATCTCGAGGCGGTCTTGCCAGACCTCTTGCTCGACGATGAGTTGCCGCTTCCCAAGGGGCGCGCGTGA